Genomic segment of Methanolobus mangrovi:
CTGTGCAACCTGATTATGAAACATGGTACACAGCCACTATTCTTGAATCTAATAGAGAGCTATTATTTGATATTATCACAAAATTAAGACGAGATAAAAGGGAAAAAGAAGCCACTTTTCTTTCATCTATCAGACATAAGGCAAGGGTTCATTTAGGAATGGTGTGATTTATGAAGTTACTTCAGGGAAGGGGTAGAGATGTGGGAGGGGTCTTAATATGGATATTCAATCGAGTAAAAATATTTTGCTGTTAGGAGCTGGTTTCACCAAAAATTTTGGTGGGCTATTGGCAAATGAAATGTGGGCTGAAATTTTTAATCACGAAAAAATACAAAATCAGCCAAGACTTAGAACCTTGATGTTAAATGATTTTGATTACGAGTCTGTTTTTTATTCCGTATTAGAAGGCTTTGAAGATGCTAAAGGTTTGTTAGGCGATAAAAATGAGTTAATATTATTTGAAACTGAAGAAAAAAATGCTATGATGAAAGCAACAACATCTGCATATCATTATATTGATGAAATTTTAAGAGAGTACGTAAAAAATCGTCCTCATCCCACAGAATTAGACTATTTTAATGAATTGATTTGTCAAATTGGATCACAGAATATAATAAGAAATCCAATTGTTAATGAGAGTGGAGAAACCACTTACGCATTCCAAGATACAGGGAGTAAAAATTTCATCTTTACACTGAATCAAGATTTGTTTTTTGAAAGATTATCTAGAAAAGATAGATATGCAAATATTTCTATTCCAGGAATTGATAATAATTCAAAATGGTTCACCACTTTCTTTAATGAGCCTTTAGAGGCATCCGATTTTTGTAAATTGCCTACTGAGGACGAATTAAATGGCAGAAATATTTTAGACGAAGGAAACTATTTCTTAATTAAACTTCATGGTTCATGTAATTGGT
This window contains:
- a CDS encoding SIR2 family protein; protein product: MDIQSSKNILLLGAGFTKNFGGLLANEMWAEIFNHEKIQNQPRLRTLMLNDFDYESVFYSVLEGFEDAKGLLGDKNELILFETEEKNAMMKATTSAYHYIDEILREYVKNRPHPTELDYFNELICQIGSQNIIRNPIVNESGETTYAFQDTGSKNFIFTLNQDLFFERLSRKDRYANISIPGIDNNSKWFTTFFNEPLEASDFCKLPTEDELNGRNILDEGNYFLIKLHGSCNWFSFDDSEMMVIGRGKESKIQKEPLLKEYFEIFDAVISRGAGRLLIIGYGFGDAHINEIISKAVDEHGLKIYILSPEKPEALRKMLCENDDTKNIWEAISGHFQFVGEVLIKNDYFKETTKNHFHDTFFGERF